In Microcaecilia unicolor chromosome 1, aMicUni1.1, whole genome shotgun sequence, the following are encoded in one genomic region:
- the LOC115466052 gene encoding transcription termination factor 1, mitochondrial-like codes for MALRGLSATSLLLHGMKCSWSLKFLTVATSSPESPKQKAKVVYASSTKENTTLVNYLQHLGVDVEMVRRRQPGVLKRMITHEQRVVQFLQDKGASRETVASIISRYPRAVTRTNEHLQKKWELWQSIIKADSEIIKIVERSPESFFRSSDNTNLEENIKFLSSLGLLPKDLCRLLSKAPRTFSNRSELNMQMVDFLKDVCLSLGGDSPEEFVKKVLTKNVFLLIRSTKRVKANIEFLQAFLGLKDKELLVLLHGYGADILDLSHEYIKRNFGSAKQKLQSLGCTENEVIRFLISYPPVLYLSSKNFIDKIDCLLKAGIDIKQILEKPRVMETSVGTITSRIMELEKIGYNFQESGIGILDLSAKRFEAKLDKLST; via the coding sequence ATGGCACTGCGAGGACTGTCAGCTACCAGTCTGCTTCTTCATGGTATGAAATGTTCTTGGTCACTTAAATTCTTGACAGTGGCAACATCTAGCCCGGAGTCACCCAAGCAGAAGGCAAAGGTTGTTTATGCCAGCTCGACCAAAGAGAATACCACTCTAGTGAATTATTTACAGCATTTGGGTGTTGATGTTGAAATGGTAAGGAGGAGGCAACCTGGAGTTCTGAAGAGGATGATCACGCACGAGCAGAGAGTGGTTCAGTTTCTGCAGGACAAAGGAGCTAGCAGAGAAACAGTAGCCAGCATCATCTCACGCTATCCACGTGCCGTCACACGCACAAAtgaacacctgcaaaaaaaatgggaGCTCTGGCAAAGTATTATAAAAGCAGACTCAGAAATAATTAAGATTGTGGAGCGCTCCCCTGAGTCCTTTTTTCGTTCCAGTGACAACACCAACTTGGAGGAGAATATCAAGTTTCTCTCCTCCCTGGGTCTGTTGCCCAAAGATCTGTGTCGTTTGTTATCCAAGGCTCCAAGGACATTCTCTAATCGGTCTGAGCTAAACATGCAGATGGTAGACTTTTTGAAAGATGTCTGCCTTTCTTTAGGCGGTGATAGCCCAGAAGAGTTTGTGAAGAAGGTCCTCACTAAAAATGTTTTCCTTCTTATTCGGAGCACTAAGCGAGTGAAGGCTAATATCGAATTCCTGCAGGCATTTCTCGGACTGAAAGATAAGGAGCTGCTAGTGCTGCTGCATGGGTATGGTGCTGATATTTTAGATCTTTCCCATGAGTACATCAAAAGAAACTTTGGAAGTGCAAAACAGAAGCTGCAGTCTTTGGGGTGCACTGAGAATGAAGTCATTAGGTTTTTGATAAGCTATCCGCCCGTGCTGTACCTCTCTTCCAAGAACTTCATTGATAAAATAGATTGCCTCTTGAAAGCAGGAATTGATATCAAACAAATACTGGAAAAACCCAGAGTTATGGAAACCAGTGTTGGTACCATAACAAGTAGAATCATGGAACTTGAAAAGATTGGTTATAATTTCCAAGAGAGTGGGATTGGCATTCTGGACTTAAGTGCAAAAAGATTTGAAGCTAAATTGGACAAACTGAGTACATGA
- the LOC115466046 gene encoding transcription termination factor 1, mitochondrial-like: MALRGLSATSLLLHGMKCSWSLKFLTVATSSPESPKQKAKVVYASSTKENTTLVNYLQHLGVDVEMVRRRQPGVLKRMITHEQRVVQFLQDKGASRETVASIISRYPRAVTRTNEHLQKKWEIWQSILKTDSEIIEIVERSPESFFRSSDNTNLEENIKFLSSLGLLPKDLCRLLSKAPRTFSNRSELNMQMVDFLKDVCLSLGGDSPEEFVMKVLTKNVFLLIRSTKRVKANIEFLQAFLGLKDKELLVLLHGYGADVLDLSTEYIKRNCGSAKQKLQSLGCTENDVIRFLISYPPVLYLSSKNFIDKIDCLLKAGIDIKQILEKPRVMDTSVGTITSRIMELEKIGYNFQETGIGILHLSAKRFEAKLNKLST; the protein is encoded by the coding sequence ATGGCACTGCGAGGACTGTCAGCTACCAGTCTGCTTCTTCATGGTATGAAATGTTCTTGGTCACTTAAATTCTTGACAGTGGCAACATCTAGCCCGGAGTCACCCAAGCAGAAGGCAAAGGTTGTTTATGCCAGCTCGACCAAAGAGAATACCACTCTAGTGAATTATTTACAGCATTTGGGTGTTGATGTTGAAATGGTAAGGAGGAGGCAACCTGGAGTTCTGAAGAGGATGATCACGCACGAGCAGAGAGTGGTTCAGTTTCTGCAGGACAAAGGAGCTAGCAGAGAAACAGTAGCCAGCATCATCTCACGCTATCCACGTGCCGTCACACGCACAAAtgaacacctgcaaaaaaaatgggaGATCTGGCAAAGTATTTTAAAGACAGACTCGGAAATCATTGAGATTGTGGAGCGCTCCCCTGAGTCCTTTTTTCGTTCCAGTGACAACACCAACTTGGAGGAGAATATCAAGTTTCTCTCCTCCCTGGGTCTGTTGCCCAAAGATCTGTGTCGTTTGTTATCCAAGGCTCCAAGGACATTCTCTAATCGGTCTGAGCTAAACATGCAGATGGTAGACTTTTTGAAAGATGTCTGCCTTTCTTTAGGCGGTGATAGCCCAGAAGAGTTTGTGATGAAGGTCCTCACTAAAAATGTTTTCCTTCTTATTCGGAGCACTAAGCGAGTGAAGGCTAATATCGAATTCCTGCAGGCATTTCTCGGACTGAAAGATAAGGAGCTGCTGGTGCTGCTGCATGGGTATGGTGCTGATGTTTTAGACCTTTCCACTGAGTACATCAAAAGAAACTGTGGAAGTGCAAAACAGAAGCTGCAGTCTTTGGGGTGCACTGAGAATGACGTCATTAGATTTTTGATAAGCTATCCGCCCGTGCTGTACCTCTCTTCCAAGAACTTTATTGATAAAATAGATTGCCTCTTGAAAGCAGGAATTGATATCAAACAAATACTTGAAAAACCCAGAGTTATGGATACCAGTGTTGGTACCATAACAAGTAGAATCATGGAACTTGAAAAGATTGGTTATAATTTCCAAGAGACTGGGATTGGCATTCTGCACTTAAGTGCAAAAAGATTTGAAGCTAAATTGAACAAACTGAGTACATGA